The following proteins are co-located in the Megalops cyprinoides isolate fMegCyp1 chromosome 15, fMegCyp1.pri, whole genome shotgun sequence genome:
- the znf503 gene encoding zinc finger protein 503 — MITSLTVSAQRNYNTYQAWEKSSSRNNSAANINKPFLHSVPPSDPLRQANRLPIKVLKMLTARTGHILHPEYLQPLPSTPVSPIELDAKKSPLALLAQTCSQIGKPDPPASSKLSSVTSNGSRDKDSKVGSLKLSDIGAEDKSSFKPYSKPSEKKDSSSGASTEDKSGFRVPSATCQPFTPRTGSPNSSTSASPLPSEGKLGDREENESESNKNSTTDGSGATNISHSRISVSGAGINMEVNQQQETTSGSKAVTSDSPSVSSASSAPVLGSGLVAPISPYKPGQTVFPLSPAGMTYPGTLAGAYAGYPQHFLPAGGGLVNAQLASSLGCSKSGTSPLAGASPPSIMSASICRDPYCLSYHCASHLAGAAGASCTHDSAPAAAASALKSGYPLMYPTHPLHGVHSTPPSLTGHPLYPYGFMLPNDPLPHVCNWVSANGPCEKRFSTSEELLNHLRTHTAFTGSEKLISSYPSSSSLASAAAAAMACHMHMPPAGAPGSPGTLGLRSPHHALGLSSRYHPYSKSALPTPGAPVPVPAATGPYYSPYALYGQRLTTASALGYQ, encoded by the exons ATGATCACATCGCTAACGGTCTCTGCCCAACGAAATTACAATACGTATCAAGCCTGGGAAAAGAGCAGTTCTCGGAACAACAGCGCCGCGAACATCAATAAACCCTTTCTCCACTCCGTTCCTCCCTCGGACCCTTTACGGCAAGCTAATCGTCTTCCCATCAAGGTTTTGAAAATGCTTACGGCACGGACCGGGCACATTTTGCACCCAGAATACCTGCAGCCCTTGCCGTCTACACCCGTTAGTCCAATTGAG ttagaTGCCAAGAAAAGTCCGTTGGCTCTCTTGGCACAAACATGTTCTCAAATCGGCAAACCGGATCCTCCGGCCTCTTCCAAGTTGTCCTCCGTAACCTCAAATGGATCTCGCGACAAAGATTCCAAAGTCGGTTCATTAAAACTGAGTGACATCGGAGCTGAAGACAAATCCAGCTTCAAACCTTATTCAAAACCGTCAGAGAAGAAGGACTCGTCCTCTGGAGCTTCTACTGAAGATAAATCTGGTTTCCGTGTGCCTAGCGCCACCTGCCAGCCGTTTACGCCAAGGACAGGCAGCCCCAATTCTAGTACCTCGGCATCTCCATTGCCATCGGAGGGCAAACTGGGAGACCGAGAGGAAAATGAGTctgaaagtaataaaaacagTACAACTGATGGGTCTGGAGCCACTAACATCAGTCATAGCAGGATAAGCGTTAGCGGTGCTGGAATTAACATGGAGGTCAACCAACAACAGGAGACCACCTCGGGATCAAAAGCTGTAACTTCGGACTCGCCCTCTGTGTCCTCGGCTTCGTCAGCGCCAGTGCTCGGGTCAGGACTCGTGGCCCCAATTTCCCCTTACAAACCTGGTCAGACCGTgtttcctctctcacctgctggCATGACGTATCCTGGGACATTAGCGGGGGCTTATGCTGGTTATCCTCAACATTTCCTGCCTGCCGGAGGAGGTCTGGTTAATGCCCAACTTGCAAGTTCACTGGGCTGCAGTAAATCAGGAACGAGCCCTTTAGCAGGAGCGTCGCCGCCATCTATAATGTCTGCGAGTATTTGCAGAGACCCATACTGCCTGAGTTATCATTGCGCAAGCCACTTGGCCGGGGCGGCTGGCGCCTCCTGCACGCACGATTCAGCACCTGCCGCGGCTGCCTCGGCCCTCAAATCCGGATATCCACTCATGTACCCAACGCACCCGTTACATGGCGTTCACTCCACGCCGCCATCTTTAACCGGACACCCTTTGTATCCTTATGGCTTCATGCTGCCGAACGACCCCCTACCACACGTGTGTAACTGGGTGTCGGCCAATGGACCTTGTGAAAAACGGTTTTCCACGTCCGAAGAACTTCTTAATCACCTGCGGACGCACACAGCTTTCACTGGATCCGAAAAATTGATATCAAGTTACCCTAGTTCATCGTCCTTAGCTAGCGCTGCGGCTGCGGCCATGGCATGTCACATGCACATGCCACCGGCAGGAGCCCCTGGGAGCCCAGGGACGTTGGGACTTCGGAGCCCGCATCACGCTTTAGGACTAAGCAGCCGCTACCACCCGTATTCAAAGAGCGCTTTGCCAACTCCGGGCGCCCCAGTTCCGGTACCTGCAGCGACTGGTCCCTATTACTCGCCGTATGCATTGTACGGGCAAAGACTTACCACAGCGTCAGCGCTTGGATACCAGTAA